A part of Myxococcus landrumus genomic DNA contains:
- a CDS encoding TIGR04563 family protein — translation MATTDHRKQSLYFPEDMLEEIQREATRQDRSLSWIVQQAWKVARAEIRKMPSVNDVLSSPPRPAAVTASPVAAPTAAPSMVAAAAPSSTEPKS, via the coding sequence ATGGCCACCACCGACCACCGCAAGCAAAGCCTCTACTTCCCCGAGGACATGCTGGAGGAAATCCAGCGTGAGGCGACGCGACAGGACCGTTCGCTGTCGTGGATTGTCCAGCAGGCATGGAAGGTGGCGCGTGCCGAGATTCGGAAGATGCCGTCGGTCAACGACGTGCTGAGCTCGCCCCCGCGTCCCGCCGCAGTCACGGCGAGCCCGGTGGCGGCCCCCACGGCGGCCCCCTCCATGGTGGCAGCCGCGGCTCCGAGCTCGACCGAGCCCAAGTCCTGA
- a CDS encoding 5'-nucleotidase C-terminal domain-containing protein, whose protein sequence is MPTPKSLLAALACVLSAPLSGCISYNDSCQPLVPDPDAVVGYLGQDVQLDKAFTRHDNNALAQLVADSFRHAEDGTARPAVLGIVNGGSLRAEGLCYTRLTLKKGPLTDGVLHEVILFENLVVTLDLTERELVKMMEASVGSLYREGQLIASPSGAFLQVSEGTSMHVDCARPEGERVRALKVGDVSVPLPPREDASIRYRVAMPSFLLEGGDGYGAVFGNAGKDPDRNPVQARKLGGTDANIASAYMREKYPTPDRALSEAPRITFENCALPARPAGR, encoded by the coding sequence ATGCCCACTCCCAAGTCCCTCCTCGCCGCCCTCGCGTGCGTGCTGTCCGCGCCGCTGTCCGGGTGCATCTCCTACAACGACTCGTGTCAGCCGCTCGTCCCGGACCCGGATGCCGTCGTCGGCTACCTGGGCCAGGACGTGCAACTCGACAAGGCCTTCACCCGGCACGACAACAACGCGCTGGCGCAGTTGGTCGCGGACTCCTTCCGGCACGCCGAGGACGGCACCGCGCGGCCCGCCGTGCTCGGCATCGTCAACGGCGGCTCGCTGCGCGCCGAAGGGCTCTGCTACACGCGCCTGACGCTGAAGAAGGGGCCGCTCACCGACGGCGTGCTGCACGAGGTCATCCTCTTCGAGAACCTCGTGGTGACGCTGGACCTCACCGAGCGCGAGCTGGTGAAGATGATGGAGGCCAGCGTCGGCAGCCTCTACAGGGAAGGGCAGCTCATCGCCTCCCCGTCGGGCGCGTTTCTCCAGGTGTCGGAGGGGACATCGATGCACGTGGACTGCGCGCGGCCGGAAGGCGAGCGCGTGCGGGCCCTGAAAGTCGGGGATGTGAGCGTCCCGCTGCCTCCGCGCGAGGATGCGAGCATCCGCTACCGCGTGGCCATGCCCAGCTTCCTGCTCGAGGGCGGCGACGGCTACGGCGCGGTGTTCGGCAATGCGGGGAAGGACCCGGACCGCAACCCGGTGCAGGCGCGGAAGCTGGGCGGCACGGACGCGAACATCGCCTCGGCGTACATGCGGGAGAAGTACCCGACGCCCGACCGGGCGCTCTCCGAGGCGCCACGCATCACCTTCGAGAACTGCGCACTACCCGCGCGGCCCGCTGGCAGGTGA
- a CDS encoding TIGR04563 family protein, with the protein MAGTDKRKQSLYFPEEMLKEIQEEANRQDRSLSWVVQQAWKIARERIKSFPAVNDVTGDERQDPREE; encoded by the coding sequence ATGGCAGGCACCGACAAGCGCAAGCAGTCGCTGTACTTCCCCGAGGAGATGCTGAAGGAGATTCAGGAGGAAGCAAACCGCCAAGACCGCTCTCTCTCCTGGGTTGTCCAGCAGGCGTGGAAGATCGCCCGCGAGCGCATCAAGTCGTTCCCCGCCGTCAATGACGTGACTGGCGACGAGCGCCAGGACCCGCGCGAGGAGTAG
- a CDS encoding TonB-dependent receptor plug domain-containing protein has protein sequence MKNTLARATLLSLVLFAAVPAQAEEPSLLHSAPPRAQANSPLRLDGTLVEGGRILEMFVRYRGPGEPFARVQMERQYGDLYRGVIPAEHMVPPGVEYYVEGLTADGERISIFQSAERPARVLVAGEVPAGRSTTPPPPTSLSADERPVTTRPSQIPERTKAPSPSSSESADDSMAALTADLADGVPPPKAPARDTRSASREPPPPARGSATSSRDPVTSGASREPASSSRDSAREPVNPAVSRESGASRGTRESVTSRDTSGREPATSRDSGPRDAPTREPAAREPAPSRGSTSRDSRDAVSSRESSRESVRRDEPSSRETSSTRESSGAEAPRSELEEDMALYSAEDTLALATRHEEKVRTVPAIATSFGREQISALGARTVADVLDVVPGLTISRDVQGFHRTAVRGLRNDAEVLFLLNGHRLNNFFDGKALMNLPVENLERIEVIRGPGSALYGAGAFLGVVNIVTDTSDGIRTAVSGGGFPEKDERLAVTFNGHASAGHSIGDLRLFADADVWSQSGDSNVVENDGLDDESISQGLRTVEQPAGKTRDDRFLLNVGGGATYALGNTGRMGASVRYLTEDRTALMGLFDSVGEDSKLKWNVLMADLHWQREFGSSVLLRARAGFDQQSTDRLFQITPKNFRTGPDTSQLFNEGMREQTRISVRTLMGGVDADISLAPDNRLSLGAVVEQQSLGDYDYETNYTLDARVRPGGFTAPEGLANPLELADGAASRRLTVGFFAHDQWTVVSPLTLTFGVRVDATQLPTVDGTGSITGTSFVPRINPRVGLVFAATDALVLKALYGRAFRAPTLQELVERIPDTDYNQGRFEGNPRLQPATVDTFELGADLIQSAGDARVRLRANAYLEIFASPIVPVDTSGNIVPLRNRELGVRVYGIEGEARLEASKRANAWFNASISRAQDMELPPHSRLLTDTPQARFNAGVSMPIGAWVNFDLVVRAGAERRNNNRSVLELIRRYKIPAYSLITAQIRSEPILDIWEVTLVAHNVFDTDLRDDVPRPDRVPGNLPREGMSGYLTVRAHF, from the coding sequence GAGCCCTTCGCGCGGGTCCAGATGGAGCGGCAGTACGGAGACCTCTATCGCGGCGTCATCCCCGCCGAACACATGGTGCCGCCGGGGGTCGAGTACTACGTCGAGGGCCTCACCGCGGACGGAGAGCGCATCTCCATCTTCCAGTCCGCCGAGCGCCCCGCCCGTGTCCTCGTCGCTGGCGAGGTTCCAGCGGGCCGCTCCACGACCCCTCCACCTCCGACATCCCTCTCCGCCGACGAGCGCCCCGTCACCACCAGGCCGTCGCAGATTCCCGAGCGAACCAAGGCCCCGTCACCGTCCTCGAGCGAGAGCGCCGATGACTCGATGGCGGCCCTCACCGCGGACCTCGCGGATGGTGTTCCGCCGCCCAAGGCTCCGGCCCGAGACACCCGCTCCGCCTCGCGTGAGCCTCCTCCTCCCGCGCGAGGAAGCGCGACGTCTTCGCGCGACCCGGTGACCTCAGGTGCCTCGCGAGAGCCCGCGTCATCGTCGCGCGACTCAGCGCGCGAACCGGTGAACCCCGCGGTCTCGCGAGAGTCAGGTGCATCGAGGGGCACGCGTGAGTCCGTGACGTCGCGAGACACGTCTGGCCGTGAGCCGGCCACCTCTCGCGATTCTGGACCCCGAGACGCGCCCACGCGTGAGCCCGCCGCGCGCGAGCCAGCCCCCTCACGCGGTTCCACTTCGCGAGACTCGCGTGATGCTGTCTCCTCACGTGAGTCGTCCCGAGAGTCCGTGCGCCGCGACGAGCCGTCTTCGCGAGAGACCTCCTCGACACGCGAGAGCAGTGGCGCCGAGGCGCCTCGCTCGGAGCTGGAGGAGGACATGGCCCTCTACAGCGCCGAGGACACCCTGGCCCTGGCCACGCGCCACGAAGAGAAGGTGAGGACGGTCCCCGCCATCGCCACCTCGTTTGGTCGGGAGCAGATCAGCGCGTTGGGTGCTCGCACCGTCGCGGACGTGTTGGACGTGGTCCCCGGGCTCACCATCAGCCGGGATGTGCAGGGCTTCCATCGCACGGCGGTCCGCGGTCTTCGCAATGACGCCGAGGTCCTGTTCCTCCTCAACGGCCATCGCCTCAACAACTTCTTCGATGGCAAGGCGCTGATGAACCTCCCCGTGGAGAACCTCGAGCGCATCGAGGTCATCCGCGGTCCTGGCTCCGCGCTCTACGGCGCGGGCGCGTTCCTGGGCGTGGTCAACATCGTCACCGACACCTCGGACGGAATCCGCACCGCGGTCTCCGGGGGAGGCTTCCCGGAGAAGGACGAGCGCCTGGCGGTCACCTTCAACGGGCACGCCTCGGCGGGACACTCCATCGGAGACCTGCGCCTCTTCGCGGACGCGGACGTGTGGAGCCAATCCGGAGACTCGAACGTCGTCGAGAACGATGGCCTCGACGATGAATCGATTTCGCAGGGACTCCGCACGGTCGAGCAGCCCGCGGGCAAGACTCGCGATGACCGCTTCCTCCTCAACGTGGGCGGCGGCGCGACGTACGCCCTGGGCAATACGGGGCGCATGGGGGCCTCGGTGCGCTACCTCACCGAAGACCGCACCGCGCTCATGGGCCTCTTCGACTCCGTGGGGGAGGACTCCAAGCTCAAGTGGAACGTCCTCATGGCGGACCTCCATTGGCAGAGGGAGTTCGGCTCCTCGGTCCTCCTTCGCGCGCGCGCCGGGTTCGACCAGCAGTCCACCGACCGGCTCTTTCAAATCACCCCCAAGAACTTCCGCACGGGCCCGGACACCTCTCAGCTCTTCAACGAGGGCATGAGGGAGCAGACCCGCATCTCCGTGCGCACCCTCATGGGAGGCGTGGACGCGGACATCTCGCTGGCTCCCGACAACAGGTTGTCCCTGGGGGCCGTGGTGGAGCAGCAGTCGCTGGGCGACTACGACTACGAAACGAACTACACGCTCGACGCACGCGTCCGTCCCGGAGGCTTCACCGCGCCGGAGGGCCTCGCGAACCCGCTGGAGCTCGCCGATGGCGCCGCGTCCCGCCGGCTCACCGTGGGGTTCTTCGCGCATGACCAGTGGACCGTCGTCAGTCCGCTGACGCTCACCTTCGGCGTGCGCGTGGATGCCACGCAACTGCCCACGGTGGATGGCACGGGCAGCATCACTGGCACCAGCTTCGTGCCTCGCATCAATCCTCGCGTGGGCCTGGTGTTCGCCGCCACGGACGCGTTGGTGCTCAAGGCCCTCTATGGTCGGGCCTTCCGCGCGCCCACGCTCCAGGAGCTCGTCGAGCGCATCCCCGACACCGACTACAACCAGGGCCGCTTCGAGGGAAACCCGCGCCTGCAGCCCGCGACGGTGGACACCTTCGAGCTGGGCGCCGACCTCATCCAGTCCGCCGGTGATGCCCGCGTGCGGCTGCGCGCCAACGCGTACCTGGAGATCTTCGCCTCGCCCATCGTCCCGGTGGATACCTCCGGCAACATCGTTCCCCTGCGCAACCGCGAGCTGGGCGTGCGTGTGTACGGCATCGAGGGCGAGGCCCGCCTCGAGGCCTCCAAGCGCGCCAACGCCTGGTTCAACGCGAGCATCTCCCGCGCGCAGGACATGGAGCTCCCGCCGCACTCGCGCCTGCTCACGGACACGCCGCAGGCGCGCTTCAACGCGGGTGTCTCCATGCCCATTGGCGCTTGGGTGAACTTCGACCTGGTCGTGCGCGCGGGCGCCGAGCGCCGCAACAACAACCGCTCCGTGCTGGAGCTCATCCGCCGCTACAAGATTCCCGCCTACAGCCTCATCACCGCGCAGATTCGCTCCGAGCCCATCCTCGACATCTGGGAGGTGACGCTCGTGGCGCACAACGTCTTCGACACCGACCTTCGCGACGACGTGCCCCGTCCGGACCGCGTCCCGGGCAACCTCCCTCGCGAGGGCATGTCCGGCTACCTCACCGTGAGGGCCCACTTCTGA